The nucleotide sequence CACCATCGAAGTGCTCGGCCGCGCCTTCGTGGAGCAGGCCCCCAACCGCGCCCGCTTCAATGTCGAGTTTGAGGAAAAGAACGAACACAGTGCAGCGGCATCCGCCGCCGTGGTGGAGCGCGCCAACCGCGCCGCCGAGGCGATCCGGCTGGCCAGCGATGGCGAGGTGCGCATTACCTCCAATCTGGATGTACGGCCTTATTACCGGCAGGTGACACGCCGCCTGAATGAGTTCAACGAGCAACTGGTGGAGAACGTGCATCCGGATGCGCTGCTGGGGTATGTGGCCCGTGTCAGTGTCAATGTGGAAGTGCTGGACCCGGAACAGGCCGCCGCTGCCCGCGGGGCGGCATTGGCGGCCGGGCCGGTACAGTCGTCGGCGCTGGGGTTTTATCTTGAACCGACCGCCGAAGGGCAGCGAGCGGCCTATGAAGCGGCGGTCGAGGACGCCCGGCAGCGTGCCGAACTGGCCGCGCAGGCGGGCGGCGCCACGCTCGGGGCGCTGCAGTGGTTGCAGGAAGGGCAGGGGCCGTGTCTTGGCACGCCGGCGGCCGAGACCGGTTATCGGGGTGGGGCGGTGGCGTTTTCCCGCGCGACGGCGGAAGTCGCCGCCGCACCGCTGCCGCCACGGGATGCGTCGCCACAGCAACTGGCGGCCGCCGCCGAGCAGTTCGCCCTGGCGGCGGATTTGCAGCCGCAGCGGATCGAAGGCCGTGTCTGTGCGCTCTACACCCTGAAAGCGGACTAACCGGAAAGCGGCTAACATTCCGGCCGATGTGGACCCGATGGACGCGCTGATGACCGCTACGCAGTTCCCCGCCATATTGCCGAGCCTGACCGGGCTCGGCCTGGTGGCCCTCGGCGGTGCCGCCGGTGCCGTGGCCCGTTATCACATGGCAGCAGCCATCGAGCGCCGCCTGGGCACGGCGATGCCGTGGGGCACGCTCGTCGTGAACCTCAGTGCGGCGCTGCTCGCAGGCGGGCTGCTGGCGTTGTTCAACCTTGGCCGCCTGCCGGTACCCGCTGGCTGGTTGTTGCTGATTGCCGGGTTGCTGGGCAGCTATTCGACGGTGTCGTCATTCAGTATCCAGACGCTGGTGCTGGCCCGGCAGCACGGCTACCCGCTGCGGGCGTTGCTGTATGTACTGCTGTCGGTGACGGGGTGCCTGGTGCTGGTGACGGGTGGGTACCTGTTGGGAGTCTGGTGCTGTGGCTGAGATACCGCGCCCGCCGGTACCCGGTATCGCCCTGACGCTGATGGTGGCACTCGGTGGCATGCTGGGCGCCAGTGCCCGCTGGGGGCTGGGTGTGTGGCTGCACGGCGGCGGCTGGCCCTGGGGGACGCTGACCGCCAATGTGCTGGGGTCGTTCCTGATCGGCCTGGTGGCGGCGCTGACCCTGCCGGGCGGCCGTTGGCGACTGCCACCGGCCTGGCAGCAGTTCTGGGTCACCGGGGTTTTCGGTGGCTTTACCACCTTCTCGTTTTTCAGCCTGGAAGTGCTGGCCATGTTCCAGGCGCAGGCCTGGGGGCTGGCCGGCGGCTATGTGCTGGCGTCGGTATTGGCGTGGCTGCTTGCTGTGGCCACCGGCTATACCGTCGGCCAGCGCTTCAATCCCCGTGATGGCACGCTGTGACCCCGCTTCTAATCCCCTTCGGGCGGCTGTAATCTGTAGCCAGCCGCCGCGTGGTGCGTTGTCCGGTATGGCTTACCAGGCACCCGCAAGCGTGAATCACGTCAGGGATGACAATAAACGGAGACAACAATGATCAAGGTTATGGTGGTCGATGATCATGACCTCGTGCGCACCGGTATTGCGCGCATGCTGGGGGATGTCGAGGGTATCCGCGTGCTGGCGCAGGCGGACAGTGGTGAAGAAGCCGTGCGTCTGGCCCGCGACCTGGAGCCGGATGTGGTGCTGATGGACGTCAAGATGCCTGGCATGGGAGGCCTGGAAGCGACCCGCAAGATGGTGCGCGCCAATGACGGCATTCGTGTGATTGCCGTGACCGTGTGCGAGGAAGAGCCGTTCCCGTCCCGGTTGCTCAAGGCCGGTGCGGTGGGCTACATCACCAAGGGCGCCGACATCGAGGAAATGGTCCGTGCCATTCGGGTAGTGAATGCCGGGCAGCGTTATATCAGCCCGCACATAGCCCAGGCCATGGCCCTGAAACCCTACACGCCGGAGGCGACCCCGTTCGAGCTGCTGTCCGAGCGTGAGCTGCAGATCATGATGATGATCGTCAACTGCCACAAGGTGCAGGACATTTCCGACAAGCTTTGCCTGTCACCGAAAACCGTCAACACCTATCGCTATCGCATCTTCGACAAATTGAGCATCACCAGTGACGTGGAGATGACCTTGCTCGCTGTGCGGCATGGTATGCTCGACACCGAACTGGCGGTCTGACAGCGCTGCTGGCCGGTCGCCGGCGTCCGTTCCGTTTTCATGACACAGTCTGGCTGAAAGACCTTGGCGACCGAGTTCGATTCCGCGACATTCCTCCGACATTGCAGCCGCAAGCCAGGCGTGTACCGCATGCTGGATGCGGACGGCAAGGTGCTGTACGTGGGCAAGGCCCGCGACCTGAAAGCGCGCCTGAACAGTTACTTCCAGAAACGCGTTGATGCGGTAAAAACCCGCGCCCTGGTGGCGCGGGTGGCCGGCGTCCAGACCACCGTCACCAGCGATGAAACCGAAGCGTTGCTGCTGGAACAGGCGCTGATCAAGGAATTGCGGCCGCCGTATAACGTGTTGCTGCGCGATGACAAATCCTATCCCTACATTCGCATCAGCGTGGAGCAGACGTTTCCGCGCGTGGGGTTCCATCGCGGCAAGCGCAAGGAGGGCACACGCTATTTTGGTCCGTACCCGAGCGCCGGCAGCGTCCGCGAAGCCCTGAATGTCGTGGAGAAGGTATTCCGCCTGCGCAATTGCCGTGACAGTTTTTTCCGCAACCGCACGCGCCCCTGCCTGCAATACCAGATCAAGCGCTGCACTGCGCCCTGTGTCGGGCTGGTCAGCGAGGAGGATTATCGTCGCCAGGTAGCGCTGGCCATTGATTTCCTCGACGGCCGCGATGCCCAGGTCACCAGCGGGCTGGAGCAGCGCATGGCCGCTGCGGCCGAGGCGCTGGATTTTGAGCGGGCGGCGGAATTGCGTGATCAGATCGCGGCCATCCGGCTGGTGCAGCAGAAGCAGTATGTGGATACCGACCGGGGCGACGTGGACGTGATCGCCGTGCTGGCCCGCCATGGCCTGGCGGTGGTGGAAATCCTGGTAGTGCGCCAGGGCAGGGTGCTGGGTCATCACAGTCACTTTCCACGCGTGCGCGCGGACGATGATGAAGAGGAAATCCTCGAGGCATTCCTGTCGCAATATTACCTGGGTGACAGCGGCGATCTGGCGCTGCCCGCCGAGGTGATTGTCGACCGCCCGGTGGAGAGCCTGGGCGCGCTGGCCGACGCGCTACGCGCTGCGAAAGGGCGCAAGGTCCGTTTTGCGAGTGCGGTGCGTGGCGAACGCCTGGCGTGGCTGCGCATGGCGCGGGAAAACGCCGAGCAGACCATCATCACCCAGCTCACCAGCCGCGATAACATGGCCCAGCGCTACGCGGCGCTGGCCGAATTACTGGCCATGCCCGCGCCCCCGGCGCGCATTGAGTGCTTCGACATCAGCCACACGGGGGGCGAGCAGGCAGTGGCGTCCTGTGTCGTGTTCGGGGCGGAAGGGGCGATCAAGGGCGATTATCGCCGCTTCAATGTGGCGCCGGCGCAGGGCGGTGATGATTACGCCGCGCTGGCCGAGGCGGTGACGCGCCGCTATCAGCGCGTGACGCGTGAAGGCAAGGCGTTGCCGGAGC is from Isoalcanivorax pacificus W11-5 and encodes:
- the uvrC gene encoding excinuclease ABC subunit UvrC; this translates as MATEFDSATFLRHCSRKPGVYRMLDADGKVLYVGKARDLKARLNSYFQKRVDAVKTRALVARVAGVQTTVTSDETEALLLEQALIKELRPPYNVLLRDDKSYPYIRISVEQTFPRVGFHRGKRKEGTRYFGPYPSAGSVREALNVVEKVFRLRNCRDSFFRNRTRPCLQYQIKRCTAPCVGLVSEEDYRRQVALAIDFLDGRDAQVTSGLEQRMAAAAEALDFERAAELRDQIAAIRLVQQKQYVDTDRGDVDVIAVLARHGLAVVEILVVRQGRVLGHHSHFPRVRADDDEEEILEAFLSQYYLGDSGDLALPAEVIVDRPVESLGALADALRAAKGRKVRFASAVRGERLAWLRMARENAEQTIITQLTSRDNMAQRYAALAELLAMPAPPARIECFDISHTGGEQAVASCVVFGAEGAIKGDYRRFNVAPAQGGDDYAALAEAVTRRYQRVTREGKALPELLLIDGGKGQVKSVMTALESIGLGHMYVLGISKGPSRKAGLEVLHRSDGRELTPPADSPALHLLQQVRDEAHRFAITGHRARRGKARNASVLEEIPGIGPRRRQQLLHHFGGLQQLRNASVESLAGAPGISRSMAESIYAWLHE
- the uvrY gene encoding UvrY/SirA/GacA family response regulator transcription factor → MIKVMVVDDHDLVRTGIARMLGDVEGIRVLAQADSGEEAVRLARDLEPDVVLMDVKMPGMGGLEATRKMVRANDGIRVIAVTVCEEEPFPSRLLKAGAVGYITKGADIEEMVRAIRVVNAGQRYISPHIAQAMALKPYTPEATPFELLSERELQIMMMIVNCHKVQDISDKLCLSPKTVNTYRYRIFDKLSITSDVEMTLLAVRHGMLDTELAV
- a CDS encoding SIMPL domain-containing protein, with translation MHPVSAFAAISLLALTACAPPQDKADERRPTIEVLGRAFVEQAPNRARFNVEFEEKNEHSAAASAAVVERANRAAEAIRLASDGEVRITSNLDVRPYYRQVTRRLNEFNEQLVENVHPDALLGYVARVSVNVEVLDPEQAAAARGAALAAGPVQSSALGFYLEPTAEGQRAAYEAAVEDARQRAELAAQAGGATLGALQWLQEGQGPCLGTPAAETGYRGGAVAFSRATAEVAAAPLPPRDASPQQLAAAAEQFALAADLQPQRIEGRVCALYTLKAD
- a CDS encoding fluoride efflux transporter FluC, translating into MAEIPRPPVPGIALTLMVALGGMLGASARWGLGVWLHGGGWPWGTLTANVLGSFLIGLVAALTLPGGRWRLPPAWQQFWVTGVFGGFTTFSFFSLEVLAMFQAQAWGLAGGYVLASVLAWLLAVATGYTVGQRFNPRDGTL
- a CDS encoding CrcB family protein, with amino-acid sequence MTATQFPAILPSLTGLGLVALGGAAGAVARYHMAAAIERRLGTAMPWGTLVVNLSAALLAGGLLALFNLGRLPVPAGWLLLIAGLLGSYSTVSSFSIQTLVLARQHGYPLRALLYVLLSVTGCLVLVTGGYLLGVWCCG